A single Armatimonadota bacterium DNA region contains:
- a CDS encoding SPFH domain-containing protein yields the protein MGEMANEIVPGFTEQRSLTAYVRPSPPAKGFANALQPLIFIGASCIGFGVFGPQIATVGGIIGFLSSAVVGGLLAYMTRIAAQWEKALVFRLGRLAAVKGPGVFLVLPFVDAVRTVDTRIQTIDIPHRQAITKDNVPVRIDGVIFMRVDDPSAAVVRVQNYTRAVLEYAQTALRDVVGSMTLDQILADRELLGQKVQTMVETEISGWGLDVAAIRIQDIELPEDLKRVMARQASAEREKRATITKAEGDREAAENLAAAAQMMAQSPGALQLRTLQSLDSLGVSPSNTIVLAVPVELTQALGAIPQLAKALSPKSDPPAKDA from the coding sequence ATGGGTGAAATGGCGAACGAAATCGTTCCCGGATTCACCGAGCAGCGGTCACTGACCGCCTATGTCAGGCCGAGTCCGCCGGCCAAAGGCTTCGCCAACGCCCTTCAACCGCTGATCTTCATCGGCGCGTCGTGTATCGGCTTTGGTGTCTTCGGTCCGCAGATCGCCACGGTCGGCGGCATCATCGGTTTTCTGAGTTCGGCCGTCGTGGGCGGACTTCTCGCCTACATGACCCGGATCGCTGCACAGTGGGAGAAGGCTCTCGTCTTCCGGCTGGGACGACTGGCCGCGGTGAAGGGTCCAGGGGTCTTCCTCGTCTTGCCGTTCGTCGACGCCGTCCGGACGGTCGACACCCGCATCCAGACGATCGACATTCCGCACCGCCAGGCGATCACCAAAGACAACGTTCCCGTGCGGATCGACGGCGTCATCTTCATGCGGGTCGACGACCCTTCCGCAGCGGTCGTCCGCGTCCAGAACTACACCCGCGCCGTCTTGGAGTACGCGCAGACCGCCCTGCGGGACGTGGTCGGCAGCATGACCTTGGACCAGATCCTTGCCGACCGCGAACTTCTCGGTCAGAAGGTCCAGACCATGGTCGAGACCGAAATCTCGGGCTGGGGGCTCGACGTGGCCGCGATCCGCATCCAGGACATCGAGTTACCGGAGGACCTCAAGCGCGTCATGGCCCGGCAAGCGTCGGCCGAACGTGAAAAGAGGGCGACGATCACGAAGGCAGAAGGAGACCGTGAGGCGGCCGAAAACTTGGCGGCCGCGGCACAGATGATGGCCCAGTCCCCCGGCGCTCTCCAATTGAGGACGCTCCAGTCGCTGGACAGCCTCGGCGTGTCTCCATCGAACACGATCGTCCTCGCCGTCCCGGTCGAGCTGACACAAGCGCTCGGAGCCATACCCCAGCTAGCGAAAGCTTTGAGCCCGAAGTCCGACCCTCCTGCCAAGGACGCTTGA
- a CDS encoding M50 family metallopeptidase, whose product MALRTDQKTLLAAGAASVLLWAVPAFRFVALPLIYLNTHVHELCHALMALATGGRVEHILVFSGGNGVTPVSGGSILLTASAGYVGAAVVGGVLVGGARSEKAAKGVLWAGCVFMALSLLLFVRGDIVGLVSGAFWTAVFGVAAAKLKREAAMFAAGFLGVQMALTSLEALLVLLRLTTVPMVENDALLLQNVTGVPSIVWAAGWSLFGLVAVVSSLAAAWRPASRKARST is encoded by the coding sequence ATGGCGCTACGGACCGATCAGAAAACGCTCCTTGCCGCAGGGGCCGCCTCGGTACTCCTTTGGGCCGTGCCCGCGTTCAGGTTCGTCGCCTTACCGCTGATCTACCTGAACACCCACGTCCACGAGTTGTGCCACGCGCTGATGGCTCTGGCGACGGGAGGACGGGTCGAGCACATTCTCGTGTTCTCGGGCGGGAACGGGGTCACGCCGGTATCAGGTGGTTCGATCCTGCTGACGGCTTCGGCCGGCTATGTCGGCGCGGCGGTCGTGGGCGGTGTGCTCGTGGGCGGGGCCCGGAGCGAAAAGGCGGCCAAGGGCGTCCTCTGGGCCGGGTGCGTGTTCATGGCCCTCAGCCTTCTCCTCTTCGTCCGAGGCGACATCGTCGGCCTTGTCAGCGGGGCGTTCTGGACGGCCGTCTTCGGCGTGGCCGCCGCGAAGTTGAAGCGGGAAGCCGCGATGTTCGCGGCAGGGTTCTTGGGCGTCCAAATGGCATTGACGAGCCTCGAAGCCCTTCTGGTCCTTCTGCGCCTGACGACCGTGCCGATGGTCGAGAACGACGCCCTGCTCCTTCAGAACGTGACAGGGGTCCCGAGCATCGTTTGGGCGGCGGGATGGTCCCTCTTCGGACTTGTTGCCGTTGTGTCGTCCCTGGCCGCCGCCTGGCGGCCCGCATCCCGAAAGGCACGTTCCACGTAA
- a CDS encoding CocE/NonD family hydrolase codes for MRLAAFAIGLVCLVVMVRAETVKTDVLLGGKPIGSNSYESKPDGSFVSVTKISVSGMTIDSSLTGRTKNGLLAECTIEESIGKQKGRAVWKDGKINGWVGDKQTAKDVPYTEQPKAVFASYHPQLFGSILKAYQEAKDKKALQVFNIGSFTFLKPEFSDRSQTVSLKSGAAVVTFLKGSFAGVAIELAFDASGRTLGMNIPSQNAQFVLSGFEGVFVDPLSLYPELSRPVHLTVRETRVRHKTRDGVHLMSDIERPAGEGKVPTVLVRTPYGRAQSLASYAWLATRGYAVVVEDVRGRGGSDGDWDPFVREKEDGFDTLDWISKQPWSDGKVGMIGGSYLGSVQWAAAASKHPALKCIVPQVSPPDPMSNIPWDNGAFMLLGNVWWTRVVIDRSAGVAGAFEPMKNADSLKALPITKVDDKFFGRDVPFFDSWVRRDARDKWPGPYTQEDVAGVKIPVLHVSGTWDGDGVGTMVHWQLQRASGGDQWMVFGPWEHGFNAKTQFGDVDYGPGSVLEMDSVYLRFFDTYLKDQAVHFERQPRVRMFVSGSNTWLTTKDWPPAGAVKTTLAFGGGKANGTKSAGTLVRVPENPGKDAYVYDPNKSDVPASELAVSSDGATTRLPVDKWGDGVLVYKSSPFPSPTKIGGPVTVDVEFKTTAKDATFHAWVVDFAPNGECRFIELPGTMRATYRDGKLAPIRPGQTYRISVKPWLFCHEFAKGHRLGVLVFSEFFPKFARNPGTGEPDWKATKLVKAGHTVFKGAGRASRVTFYVIP; via the coding sequence ATGCGCCTGGCCGCATTCGCCATCGGACTCGTGTGCTTAGTCGTCATGGTCCGCGCCGAAACCGTGAAGACGGACGTCCTCTTGGGAGGCAAACCGATCGGGTCGAACTCGTACGAGTCGAAGCCGGACGGCTCGTTCGTCTCGGTCACGAAGATCAGCGTCAGTGGAATGACGATCGACTCGAGCCTGACCGGACGGACCAAGAACGGGCTCCTCGCCGAATGCACGATCGAGGAATCGATAGGGAAGCAAAAGGGCAGGGCCGTCTGGAAAGACGGCAAGATCAACGGCTGGGTCGGGGACAAGCAAACGGCCAAGGACGTCCCTTATACGGAACAGCCGAAGGCCGTCTTCGCCAGCTACCATCCGCAGCTCTTCGGATCGATCCTCAAGGCCTATCAAGAGGCCAAGGACAAGAAGGCCCTCCAAGTCTTCAACATCGGATCGTTCACGTTCCTTAAGCCTGAGTTCTCCGACCGGTCACAGACGGTGTCCCTGAAGTCCGGTGCGGCGGTGGTGACGTTCCTCAAGGGGAGCTTCGCAGGCGTGGCGATCGAACTGGCCTTCGATGCATCCGGCAGGACACTCGGCATGAACATTCCGTCTCAGAACGCCCAGTTCGTCCTGTCCGGTTTTGAGGGCGTGTTCGTCGACCCTCTCAGCCTGTACCCCGAATTGAGCCGACCGGTCCATCTCACGGTGAGGGAGACGCGGGTCCGGCACAAGACCCGCGACGGCGTCCACCTGATGTCGGACATCGAACGCCCCGCCGGCGAAGGGAAGGTCCCGACCGTGCTGGTGCGGACGCCTTACGGGCGGGCGCAGTCCCTGGCGTCGTACGCGTGGTTGGCGACCCGGGGCTACGCGGTCGTCGTCGAAGACGTACGGGGCCGTGGGGGGAGCGATGGCGACTGGGACCCGTTCGTCCGCGAGAAGGAGGACGGATTCGATACGCTCGACTGGATCTCGAAGCAACCTTGGAGCGACGGGAAGGTCGGCATGATCGGGGGCTCGTACCTCGGCTCGGTCCAATGGGCCGCGGCCGCGAGCAAGCACCCGGCGCTCAAGTGCATCGTTCCTCAGGTCAGCCCTCCGGATCCGATGAGCAACATTCCGTGGGACAACGGGGCGTTCATGCTCCTCGGAAACGTGTGGTGGACGCGCGTCGTGATCGACCGCTCGGCCGGAGTCGCGGGCGCGTTCGAGCCCATGAAGAACGCCGACAGCCTGAAGGCCCTCCCGATCACGAAGGTCGACGACAAGTTCTTCGGACGAGACGTGCCGTTCTTCGATTCGTGGGTCCGGCGCGACGCACGGGACAAGTGGCCGGGGCCGTACACTCAGGAGGACGTTGCCGGCGTCAAGATCCCTGTGCTGCACGTCAGTGGGACGTGGGACGGGGACGGCGTCGGAACGATGGTCCATTGGCAGCTCCAAAGGGCCTCAGGAGGGGATCAGTGGATGGTCTTCGGGCCTTGGGAACACGGCTTCAACGCGAAGACCCAGTTCGGCGACGTGGACTACGGGCCGGGTTCGGTGCTGGAAATGGACTCGGTCTATCTGCGGTTTTTCGACACGTACCTGAAAGACCAGGCCGTGCACTTCGAACGGCAACCACGGGTCCGAATGTTCGTTTCCGGATCCAACACGTGGCTCACGACCAAGGACTGGCCCCCGGCCGGGGCCGTGAAGACGACGCTCGCCTTCGGCGGCGGCAAGGCCAACGGGACGAAGAGCGCGGGAACGCTCGTCCGCGTCCCGGAAAACCCGGGCAAGGACGCCTATGTCTACGATCCGAACAAGTCCGACGTCCCCGCGTCGGAACTGGCCGTCTCGTCGGACGGAGCTACGACCAGACTGCCGGTCGACAAATGGGGCGACGGCGTCCTGGTCTACAAGTCGTCGCCGTTCCCCTCTCCGACGAAGATCGGAGGTCCTGTGACGGTCGACGTGGAGTTCAAAACGACGGCGAAGGACGCGACGTTCCACGCTTGGGTCGTCGACTTTGCACCCAACGGCGAGTGCCGTTTCATCGAACTTCCGGGGACGATGCGGGCGACCTATCGGGACGGCAAGCTCGCTCCGATCAGACCCGGACAGACGTACCGGATCAGTGTCAAACCTTGGCTGTTCTGTCACGAGTTCGCTAAGGGGCACAGGCTCGGCGTACTCGTCTTCAGCGAGTTCTTCCCGAAGTTCGCGCGGAATCCGGGCACGGGCGAACCCGATTGGAAGGCGACCAAGCTCGTGAAGGCCGGTCATACCGTGTTCAAAGGTGCCGGACGGGCGAGCCGCGTGACGTTCTACGTGATCCCTTGA
- a CDS encoding STAS domain-containing protein: MRAALTVESLPKSFQALRNYDGKKFVSDLIAGITVGLVALPLSMAFAISSGVDPQSGIYCAIVAGFVISALGGSSTQIGGPTGAFVVVVAGIVQKHGMDGLFTCTLLAGVLLALLGLTGLGTAVKFIPRPVVIGFTNGIAVLIASTQIKDFFGLRIDHVPGEFIGRMEAVSRHASTLSPTATAVSVGALATILVFNRYVRRVPGSIVALVGFTALVFLLRLPLETIETRFGGIPAGLPRLEVPRLRPDLFIPLLSPVLTVTMLGAIESLLSAVVADRMSGDKHNPNVELVAQGAANILSPLFGGLPATGAIARTATNIRSGAKTPVAGMVHALTLLAVLLFAAPVVKHVPLPVLAAILFVVAYNMGEWREIPEILRLGKAPVAVWLITFALTVFADLTVAVEAGMILAMFLYIARVTSTTTVSRVTEDYVKEGHEHSLQVHGLPAGVAVYRIHGPFLFGSTDKLDVVEREMDELPPIVVLRLRNMNAIDTTGVHALESLAEKLHASGRDLVVCGLRDQPAKMIDASRFRKVIGEDNVQPNLAGAVARAKVLAASRGSAPAADSQASEHSDP; this comes from the coding sequence ATGCGCGCCGCGCTGACCGTTGAATCGCTTCCCAAGTCGTTCCAAGCGTTGCGGAACTACGACGGGAAGAAGTTCGTGTCCGACCTGATCGCCGGGATCACCGTCGGTCTCGTCGCGTTGCCGCTTTCGATGGCCTTCGCGATCTCATCCGGGGTCGATCCGCAATCAGGCATTTATTGCGCCATCGTGGCCGGCTTCGTGATCTCCGCCCTCGGCGGATCGTCGACCCAGATCGGAGGCCCGACCGGGGCGTTCGTCGTCGTCGTCGCTGGGATCGTCCAGAAGCACGGCATGGACGGGCTGTTCACGTGCACGTTGCTTGCCGGCGTCTTACTCGCCTTGCTCGGGCTGACAGGTTTGGGCACGGCCGTCAAGTTCATTCCGCGACCGGTCGTGATCGGGTTCACCAACGGCATCGCCGTCCTGATCGCAAGCACTCAGATCAAAGACTTCTTCGGCTTAAGGATCGACCACGTACCCGGTGAGTTCATCGGAAGGATGGAGGCCGTGAGCCGGCACGCGTCGACCCTGTCACCGACTGCAACGGCCGTATCCGTCGGTGCACTGGCCACGATCCTTGTCTTCAACCGGTATGTCAGGCGCGTCCCGGGTTCGATCGTCGCGCTCGTCGGCTTTACCGCGCTGGTCTTTCTCTTGCGGTTGCCCCTTGAAACGATCGAAACGCGGTTCGGCGGCATCCCGGCAGGGTTGCCACGCCTCGAAGTCCCTCGGCTGCGGCCGGACCTCTTTATCCCGTTACTGTCTCCGGTCTTGACCGTTACGATGCTCGGTGCGATCGAATCGCTCCTCTCGGCGGTCGTCGCAGACCGGATGTCTGGTGACAAGCACAATCCCAACGTCGAACTCGTCGCGCAGGGTGCGGCCAACATCCTTTCGCCGCTCTTCGGCGGCTTACCGGCGACGGGAGCCATTGCACGCACCGCGACGAACATCCGGTCGGGAGCGAAGACTCCGGTCGCAGGCATGGTTCATGCCCTGACTCTACTGGCCGTCCTCTTGTTCGCCGCTCCCGTCGTCAAGCACGTCCCGCTGCCTGTCCTCGCCGCGATTCTGTTCGTGGTCGCCTACAACATGGGCGAATGGCGGGAGATCCCCGAAATCCTCCGGCTCGGTAAAGCGCCCGTCGCGGTCTGGCTGATCACGTTCGCCTTGACGGTCTTCGCCGACCTGACCGTCGCGGTCGAAGCCGGGATGATCCTTGCGATGTTCCTCTACATCGCACGGGTCACGTCGACGACGACGGTCTCGCGAGTCACCGAGGACTACGTCAAGGAAGGGCACGAACACAGCCTTCAAGTTCACGGTCTGCCGGCAGGCGTCGCCGTCTACCGCATCCACGGGCCGTTCCTCTTCGGTTCGACGGACAAACTGGACGTCGTCGAGCGGGAGATGGACGAGCTACCGCCGATCGTCGTCCTCCGGCTCCGCAACATGAACGCGATCGACACCACCGGGGTCCACGCCCTTGAGAGCCTGGCCGAAAAGCTGCACGCTTCCGGCCGCGACCTCGTCGTCTGCGGGCTTCGCGACCAGCCGGCGAAGATGATCGACGCTTCGCGCTTCCGTAAGGTCATCGGCGAGGACAACGTGCAGCCCAACCTCGCGGGCGCCGTCGCCCGGGCCAAGGTGCTGGCCGCTTCGCGCGGCTCTGCACCCGCTGCGGACTCCCAGGCGTCAGAACACTCGGATCCGTGA
- a CDS encoding ABC transporter permease → MASRDTWLQTLQRYQGLVGLALLLGVALILDPQHFYTPGNLANVLNQLAVPGILAVGMSFVILTGGIDLSVGSLLGLLNCVCATWLVDGRGVGPTILFTVAVGLGTGALLGWLVHATRLQPFVVTLAAMVSLRGVAYVYTDNGTVSGLGKKLEFLIQPFFGIPVSAWIMLGVTVVAVVLLSKTVFGRSVYAVGGNEEAARYAGLPLGRVRIGAYAMNGLCIALAALVFTARNTNGDPSAGTGYELDAITAVVVGGTSLLGGSGGVLGTFVGAMFIVCLNVLLILKGVNTYVGMGWKGIIVLVAVYLQNLEKKR, encoded by the coding sequence ATGGCCTCCCGTGACACTTGGCTGCAGACCCTTCAGCGCTACCAGGGGCTCGTCGGACTCGCCCTGCTCCTCGGCGTCGCGCTGATCCTCGACCCGCAGCACTTCTATACGCCTGGCAACCTGGCCAACGTCTTGAACCAACTGGCCGTACCCGGCATCTTGGCCGTCGGCATGTCGTTCGTCATCCTTACGGGCGGTATCGATCTCAGCGTCGGATCCCTCCTCGGGCTGTTGAACTGCGTTTGCGCGACCTGGCTGGTCGACGGTCGCGGCGTCGGTCCGACCATCCTGTTCACGGTGGCGGTCGGCTTGGGAACCGGAGCCCTTCTGGGTTGGCTCGTGCACGCGACCCGGCTTCAACCCTTCGTGGTCACGTTGGCCGCGATGGTGTCCTTACGCGGGGTGGCGTACGTCTACACCGACAACGGCACGGTCAGCGGCCTCGGAAAGAAACTCGAATTCTTGATCCAGCCGTTCTTCGGCATCCCGGTGAGCGCCTGGATCATGCTCGGGGTGACGGTCGTCGCCGTCGTGCTCCTTTCGAAGACCGTGTTCGGCCGGTCGGTCTACGCGGTCGGGGGGAACGAAGAGGCGGCACGGTACGCCGGACTTCCTCTCGGTCGCGTCCGGATCGGGGCTTATGCGATGAACGGGCTTTGTATCGCCTTGGCCGCACTCGTTTTCACCGCGAGGAACACGAACGGCGACCCCAGCGCGGGCACGGGTTACGAACTGGACGCCATCACGGCGGTCGTCGTCGGAGGCACGTCGCTCCTTGGAGGTTCGGGGGGCGTTCTCGGTACGTTCGTCGGCGCGATGTTCATCGTGTGCCTCAACGTGTTGCTCATCCTGAAGGGCGTGAACACGTACGTCGGAATGGGGTGGAAAGGTATCATCGTCCTGGTCGCGGTGTACCTGCAGAACCTGGAAAAGAAGAGATGA
- a CDS encoding substrate-binding domain-containing protein, which produces MKTSYAFAVLAALVLVGCGSGATEGGTSGGTADKPKDTEKALVVFSQANSQDPWRKVFDAETKAEAEKHAAEFAFDMQDAGGDAAKQNNIIDTFMVRKPKVLLVSPTETSVQTSIEKAFDAGTAVILLDRAIDSEKYTAWIGGDNVDIGRKAGEYVAMKLAGKGTVLMIQGIAQATPTKDRRGGFMEVMAKNPGIKVIEGDDCGYQRQKARSFMETFLQKREHIDCVYAHNDEMAIGARLAWDAGAQNAFPGDNRVPVFVGIDGCQQEVVDMIKDGKLDATFKYPTPGAKGVEVAAEILKGNMPKEKKIVLPTTLVTKEFADQYMKDNPNLAK; this is translated from the coding sequence ATGAAAACGTCTTACGCCTTCGCCGTGTTGGCCGCCCTGGTGCTCGTCGGTTGTGGCTCGGGAGCGACGGAAGGGGGGACGTCCGGCGGGACCGCCGACAAGCCGAAGGACACGGAGAAAGCGCTGGTCGTTTTCTCGCAGGCGAACTCTCAAGACCCGTGGCGCAAGGTGTTCGACGCGGAGACCAAGGCCGAGGCGGAGAAGCATGCGGCCGAATTCGCGTTTGACATGCAGGACGCAGGTGGCGACGCGGCCAAGCAGAACAACATCATCGACACGTTCATGGTGCGCAAGCCGAAGGTGCTCCTCGTCTCGCCGACGGAGACGTCCGTCCAGACGTCCATCGAGAAAGCCTTCGACGCCGGCACCGCCGTGATCCTCCTCGACCGGGCGATCGACTCAGAAAAGTACACCGCTTGGATCGGCGGCGACAACGTCGACATCGGGCGCAAAGCGGGCGAATACGTCGCCATGAAGCTCGCCGGAAAGGGCACCGTACTCATGATCCAGGGCATCGCCCAGGCAACGCCCACGAAAGACCGCCGAGGAGGCTTTATGGAAGTCATGGCCAAGAACCCGGGCATCAAGGTGATCGAAGGCGATGACTGTGGTTATCAGCGCCAAAAGGCGCGATCCTTCATGGAAACGTTCCTGCAGAAACGTGAACATATCGACTGCGTCTATGCCCACAACGACGAGATGGCGATCGGGGCCAGGCTCGCCTGGGACGCTGGAGCGCAAAACGCCTTTCCGGGCGACAACCGCGTGCCCGTGTTCGTCGGGATCGACGGTTGCCAGCAGGAAGTCGTGGACATGATCAAGGACGGCAAGCTCGACGCGACGTTCAAATACCCGACTCCGGGAGCGAAAGGAGTGGAAGTCGCTGCCGAGATCTTGAAGGGCAACATGCCGAAAGAGAAGAAGATCGTCCTGCCGACGACCCTTGTAACAAAGGAGTTCGCCGACCAGTACATGAAGGACAATCCGAACCTCGCCAAGTAG
- a CDS encoding DUF4142 domain-containing protein — protein sequence MKRSPLFRPLIGVMLCCATLLVVTQRAFAQPSDKDANFIRRSNMGHMMEVKLGELAQRQGRSKFVKMFGAMMVKDHNAAHDEVVQLARIKGVKIDDGLDAEHYKVFDRLSKLNGAAFDRAYRALMLDDHKKDYAAFDRMTTAADDNDVRNYAMRYAPLVKSHWATLKKGKMS from the coding sequence ATGAAGCGAAGTCCACTATTTAGACCCTTGATCGGCGTGATGCTGTGCTGCGCGACCCTGTTGGTCGTGACTCAACGCGCCTTTGCTCAACCCTCCGACAAGGACGCGAACTTCATCCGGCGGTCGAACATGGGCCACATGATGGAAGTCAAGCTGGGAGAACTGGCCCAGCGGCAGGGTCGGTCCAAGTTCGTGAAGATGTTCGGCGCGATGATGGTGAAAGACCACAACGCGGCCCACGACGAGGTCGTGCAGTTGGCGCGGATCAAAGGCGTGAAGATCGACGACGGCTTGGACGCCGAACACTACAAGGTGTTCGACAGGCTGTCGAAGTTGAACGGCGCGGCGTTCGACCGAGCCTATCGAGCCTTAATGCTCGACGATCACAAAAAGGACTACGCGGCCTTCGACCGGATGACGACCGCGGCCGACGACAACGACGTACGGAACTATGCGATGAGGTACGCCCCACTTGTAAAGTCGCACTGGGCGACCTTGAAGAAAGGCAAGATGAGCTGA
- a CDS encoding glycoside hydrolase family 127 protein translates to MTTAAIGLALVLNAMGNGPATTEDALIPLEAGAVKLQGGLLGDRYKASIHNRLVKVGEDDLLDCFERRDAPHQDWQGEHVGKFLHAATLIWAVTGDPGLRKKTQRVVERLIRTQEPDGYLGTYPKAERWTKWDVWVHKYNLIGLLTYSRYAQDGRAATAAKRIGDLLVRTFGVGPGQRDINKAGEHVGMAATSVLEPVVLLARETGDHRYLEFARWIVDNYDSPGGPAVLKSLERTGNVRSVANAKAYEMTSNFVGLLEFYRSTRDKRLLDDVLTAWNDITGHRLYVTGSGSNRELWTDDRCLPNDASVNPNETCVTVTWEQLNHQLLRITGESKFADRLEQTVTNHLLGAQRPDGGAWAYYSALKGTKPYGSTTNCCVSSGPRGLALLPFSAVMTTPKGGLVVNLFTDALVKTKLDSRPVSLKVETAYPDGGDVDLILGTDGSRQKFPLWIRIPGWAKDLQLEIDGREISVKTDGHGYVRLERSWSRTTKVSLRMHMGPWVVEGTDGNAGQVHVRYGPCVMALDTDLNPGIGDLADWALVPSTVSVAPPDGIKPAGDVRLSARIVSRTGLGRTVLLTPFAFAGRDGRSAYTVWMRRAKDSD, encoded by the coding sequence GTGACCACGGCCGCCATCGGACTCGCCCTGGTCCTTAACGCGATGGGCAACGGGCCTGCCACGACCGAAGACGCACTGATCCCTCTCGAAGCCGGCGCCGTGAAACTGCAGGGCGGTCTGCTTGGCGACCGTTACAAGGCCAGCATACATAACCGGCTGGTGAAGGTCGGCGAGGACGATCTGCTGGACTGCTTCGAGCGACGGGACGCACCGCACCAGGACTGGCAAGGCGAGCACGTCGGCAAGTTCCTGCACGCCGCCACGCTCATTTGGGCCGTCACGGGCGATCCCGGTCTCCGCAAGAAGACGCAGAGGGTCGTCGAGAGGCTGATCAGGACGCAAGAGCCTGACGGCTACCTCGGCACCTATCCCAAGGCCGAGCGATGGACCAAGTGGGACGTCTGGGTCCATAAGTACAACCTGATCGGCCTCCTCACGTATTCACGGTATGCCCAGGACGGACGGGCCGCCACCGCCGCGAAACGGATCGGTGACCTCCTTGTCCGGACGTTCGGGGTAGGGCCTGGCCAACGCGACATCAACAAAGCGGGCGAACACGTCGGAATGGCCGCGACGAGCGTTCTCGAGCCAGTGGTCCTTCTGGCCCGAGAAACGGGAGACCACCGTTACTTGGAGTTCGCTCGGTGGATCGTCGATAACTACGACTCGCCCGGAGGTCCTGCGGTCCTCAAGTCCTTGGAACGGACGGGAAACGTCCGGTCCGTCGCGAACGCCAAAGCCTACGAGATGACGTCCAACTTCGTCGGGCTGCTCGAATTCTACCGTTCGACGCGGGACAAGCGCCTCCTCGACGACGTCCTGACAGCTTGGAACGACATTACGGGGCACAGGCTCTACGTGACGGGTTCCGGAAGCAACCGCGAGCTTTGGACGGACGACCGCTGTCTTCCCAACGATGCGTCCGTCAACCCGAACGAGACGTGCGTTACGGTCACATGGGAGCAACTCAACCACCAGTTGCTCCGCATCACAGGAGAGTCCAAGTTCGCGGACCGTCTGGAGCAGACGGTGACGAACCATTTGCTCGGCGCCCAACGGCCGGACGGAGGGGCCTGGGCGTACTACTCGGCCCTCAAAGGGACGAAGCCGTACGGGTCGACGACGAACTGCTGCGTGTCGAGCGGCCCTCGGGGTCTGGCGCTGCTCCCGTTCTCCGCAGTGATGACGACTCCGAAAGGAGGTCTCGTCGTCAACCTCTTCACCGATGCCCTCGTCAAGACGAAGCTGGATTCCCGTCCTGTCTCTTTGAAAGTGGAGACGGCCTACCCCGACGGTGGGGACGTCGATCTGATCCTGGGCACCGACGGGAGCCGCCAAAAGTTCCCTCTTTGGATCCGGATTCCGGGATGGGCGAAGGACCTTCAGCTCGAGATCGACGGGCGCGAAATCAGCGTGAAGACCGACGGACACGGCTATGTCAGGCTCGAACGCTCCTGGTCTCGGACGACGAAGGTCAGCCTTCGTATGCACATGGGGCCGTGGGTCGTAGAAGGAACCGACGGCAACGCCGGACAAGTCCACGTCCGGTACGGACCGTGCGTCATGGCGTTGGACACGGACCTGAACCCGGGCATCGGCGACCTTGCGGATTGGGCGCTCGTCCCGTCGACCGTGAGCGTCGCTCCACCGGACGGGATCAAGCCGGCCGGTGACGTCCGCTTGAGCGCCCGGATCGTATCGCGGACAGGGCTCGGACGGACCGTTCTCTTGACGCCGTTCGCGTTCGCCGGCCGTGACGGTCGGTCGGCGTATACGGTTTGGATGCGGCGTGCGAAAGACTCGGATTGA